The Musa acuminata AAA Group cultivar baxijiao chromosome BXJ2-2, Cavendish_Baxijiao_AAA, whole genome shotgun sequence genome has a segment encoding these proteins:
- the LOC135606076 gene encoding asparagine--tRNA ligase, chloroplastic/mitochondrial-like isoform X1: MMAAAASLAPAASSSLLRRPRSAARLLLLRRPGNPIAAAANSRTIRPNYPPPPPQPFGRPPAVDPPADVLGSRWRRFCSAAVSADAEACEKVATTEAGEKVREFRKRLRIADVKGGPDEGMDRLGEVLVVRGWIRTCRVQSTVTFIEINDGSCLSNMQCVMSSDAEGYDLVESGFITTGTSVLIEGTVVSSQGSKQKVELKVATLILIGKSDPSAYPIQKKRATREFLRTIAHLRPRTNTFGAVTRVRNALAYATHKFFQENGFVWISSPIITASDCEGAGEQFCVTTLISNAGESDCPLNSIPTTMEGNVDWSQDFFGKPAFLTVSGQLNAETYASALSDVYTFGPTFRAENSNTARHLAEFWMIEPELAFADLNDDMACATAYLQYVVGFFFKSICHSISILQVKYILENCKEDMDFFNTWIEKGIINRLKDVVEKDFIQLTYSDAVKLLLKSKRKFEFPVKWGLDLQSEHERYITEIAFGGRPVIIRDYPKEIKAFYMRQNDDGKTVAAMDLLVPRVGELIGGSQREERLDYLESRLDELKLSKDSYWWYLDLRRFGSVPHAGFGLGFERLVQFATGIENIRDAIPFPRSPGSADF, from the exons ATGATGGCCGCAGCGGCGTCCCTCGCCCCTGCCGCCTCGTCCTCCCTCCTCCGCCGCCCCCGATCGGCCGcccgcctcctcctcctgcgCCGCCCGGGAAACCCTATCGCGGCCGCCGCCAATTCAAGAACCATCCGACCCAATTATCCGCCCCCTCCGCCGCAGCCCTTCGGCCGCCCTCCCGCTGTCGATCCTCCCGCCGACGTTCTTGGCTCCAGATGGAGGCGATTCTGTAGCGCGGCGGTCTCAGCCGACGCTGAGGCCTGCGAGAAGGTTGCCACGACGGAGGCTGGGGAGAAGGTCCGTGAGTTCCGGAAGCGCCTGAGGATCGCCGACGTGAAGGGCGGACCCGATGAGGGGATGGACCGGCTGGGGGAGGTGCTGGTGGTCAGGGGCTGGATCCGGACTTGTCGGGTTCAGAGCACGGTGACGTTCATTGAG ATAAATGATGGTTCCTGTTTATCCAACATGCAATGTGTGATGAGTTCTGACGCCGAAGGCTACGATCTG GTGGAATCAGGTTTTATCACAACTGGGACTTCTGTACTAATAGAAGGCACTGTAGTTAGCAGCCAAGGATCCAAGCAAAAGGTGGAGCTAAAGGTGGCAACACTTATCTTG ATAGGGAAAAGTGATCCATCAGCTTATCCAATCCAGAAAAAGAGAGCAACTAGAGAATTTTTGAGAACCATAGCTCATCTCCGTCCCCGAACAAATACATTTGGTGCA GTCACTAGGGTGAGGAATGCATTGGCGTATGCAACACACAAGTTTTTTCAGGAAAATGGATTTGTTTGGATCTCGAGTCCCATTATCACTGCTTCAGATTGTGAAGGAGCTGGGGAACAATTCTGCGTGACAACATTG ATATCAAATGCTGGAGAAAGTGATTGTCCACTCAATAGCATCCCCACTACCATGGAAGGGAATGTTGATTGGTCACAG GATTTCTTTGGGAAACCGGCATTTTTGACAGTTTCTGGCCAACTCAATGCTGAGACATATGCTTCTGCTCTCTCTGAT GTGTACACATTCGGTCCTACTTTCAGAGCTGAAAATTCAAACACTGCAAGACATTTGGCTGAATTTTGG ATGATTGAACCTGAACTTGCCTTTGCGGACCTGAACGATGACATGGCCTGTGCTACTGCATATCTCCAGTATGTAGTAggtttcttcttcaaatcca TATGCCATTCTATATCCATTTTGCAGGTGAAGTATATTCTTGAGAATTGTAAAGAAGACATGGATTTTTTTAACACATGGATTGAGAAAGGAATTATTAATAGATTGAAA GATGTGGTCGAGAAAGATTTCATTCAGTTGACATATTCTGATGCTGTTAAACTACTTCTTAAATCTAAAAGGAAATTTGAATTCCCG GTAAAATGGGGTTTGGACCTGCAAAGCGAGCATGAAAGATACATCACCGAAATTGCATTTGGTGGCCGCCCAGTGATAATTAGAGATTATCCCAAG GAAATTAAAGCATTCTATATGCGTCAAAATGATGATGGGAAGACAGTTGCTGCTATGGATCTGCTGGTTCCCAGG GTCGGTGAGCTTATTGGTGGAAGTCAAAGAGAAGAGCGCCTTGATTATCTTGAAAGCCGCTTGGATGAGTTAAAGCTTAGCAAGGATAGCTACTGGTGGTATCTTGATCTTCGACGTTTTGGGTCAG TTCCACATGCTGGATTTGGTCTGGGATTTGAGAGGCTCGTGCAGTTTGCAACTGGGATTGAGAACATAAGGGATGCCATTCCTTTCCCACGCTCTCCTGGCTCTGCAGATTTTTAA
- the LOC135604859 gene encoding zinc finger protein ZAT1-like: MEKHKCRICFRRFPSGRALGGHMRSHVSSATPPPKLHGHHCPAGYAVAEGEEEGKLTEQASCGLRVKGRKRSRLEDPESSSAFAAVGSTYAVVEDGESETDANHRCRSKRARHAYSRPEPASSASDVTTEEDVALCLMMLSRDSWTSGDVEEGNVRRITSRSRPPRRRRSRYQCGKCKKVFRSCQALGGHRASRHNHKPKSCMPAVGQRTEGDDDFEADADAKVYECPFCLRVFASGQALGGHKRSHLTSSAATTMTTTSDHAKFNRALGVIDLNLPAPADDDVALSAASDTEFIVNHTAS; encoded by the coding sequence ATGGAGAAGCACAAGTGTCGCATATGCTTCCGCCGCTTCCCCAGCGGTCGCGCTCTCGGCGGCCACATGCGCTCTCACGTAAGCTCTGCCACCCCTCCGCCCAAGCTCCATGGCCATCACTGCCCCGCCGGCTACGCGGTGGCGGAGGGGGAAGAGGAGGGGAAGCTTACCGAACAAGCTTCCTGTGGCCTCAGGGTGAAGGGTCGGAAGAGGTCCCGCCTCGAGGACCCGGAGTCTTCCTCCGCCTTCGCCGCCGTCGGGTCCACCTACGCTGTCGTCGAGGACGGCGAGAGCGAGACCGACGCCAATCACCGTTGCCGATCCAAGCGAGCCCGCCACGCTTACTCGCGTCCGGAGCCGGCGAGCTCGGCATCGGATGTCACGACGGAGGAGGACGTCGCACTCTGCCTCATGATGCTCTCACGCGACTCCTGGACCAGCGGCGATGTGGAGGAGGGAAATGTCCGTCGGATCACCTCCCGTTCGCGGCCGCCGCGGAGGAGGCGAAGCAGGTACCAGTGCGGGAAGTGCAAGAAAGTGTTTCGGTCGTGCCAAGCGCTAGGCGGCCACCGGGCGAGCCGCCACAACCACAAGCCGAAGAGCTGTATGCCGGCCGTCGGACAGCGGACCGAAGGCGACGACGACTTCGAGGCCGATGCGGATGCCAAGGTCTACGAGTGCCCCTTCTGCCTCAGAGTCTTCGCCTCCGGCCAGGCTCTCGGCGGCCACAAGCGATCACACTTAACATCCTCCGCCGCCACCACCATGACTACCACAAGCGATCACGCCAAATTCAACCGTGCTCTCGGAGTAATTGATCTCAACTTGCCTGCGCCGGCGGATGACGATGTGGCTCTGTCTGCTGCTTCGGACACAGAGTTCATCGTCAACCACACAGCGAGCTGA
- the LOC135606078 gene encoding 14 kDa proline-rich protein DC2.15-like — MASKLSVSVALLLTLNLLFSHLATAASNGKPPEHRPRPLPRHQLTVPQEQNLPSLTGAKCPRDALKLGICANVLRSLLNVTLGTPPKQPCCSLLEGLVDLEAAVCLCTALKGNVLGLKLNIPVSLSLLINYCGKKVPKGFLCY, encoded by the coding sequence ATGGCCTCCAAGCTCTCGGTGTCGGTTGCCCTCCTCCTCACCCTCAACCTTCTCTTCTCCCACCTCGCCACGGCCGCCAGCAACGGCAAGCCACCGGAGCATCGGCCTCGCCCTCTGCCGCGCCACCAGCTGACGGTGCCGCAGGAGCAGAACCTACCGTCGCTGACGGGGGCCAAGTGCCCGAGGGATGCGCTGAAGCTCGGCATCTGCGCCAACGTCCTCCGCAGCTTGCTCAACGTGACGCTGGGCACGCCGCCCAAGCAGCCCTGCTGCTCGCTGCTGGAGGGTCTCGTCGACCTCGAGGCCGCCGTGTGCCTGTGCACCGCCCTCAAGGGCAACGTTCTGGGGCTCAAGCTCAACATCCCCGTCAGCCTCAGTTTGCTCATCAACTACTGCGGCAAGAAGGTCCCCAAAGGCTTCCTCTGCTATTAG
- the LOC135606076 gene encoding asparagine--tRNA ligase, chloroplastic/mitochondrial-like isoform X2, which translates to MMAAAASLAPAASSSLLRRPRSAARLLLLRRPGNPIAAAANSRTIRPNYPPPPPQPFGRPPAVDPPADVLGSRWRRFCSAAVSADAEACEKVATTEAGEKVREFRKRLRIADVKGGPDEGMDRLGEVLVVRGWIRTCRVQSTVTFIEINDGSCLSNMQCVMSSDAEGYDLVESGFITTGTSVLIEGTVVSSQGSKQKVELKVATLILIGKSDPSAYPIQKKRATREFLRTIAHLRPRTNTFGAVTRVRNALAYATHKFFQENGFVWISSPIITASDCEGAGEQFCVTTLISNAGESDCPLNSIPTTMEGNVDWSQDFFGKPAFLTVSGQLNAETYASALSDVYTFGPTFRAENSNTARHLAEFWMIEPELAFADLNDDMACATAYLQYVVKYILENCKEDMDFFNTWIEKGIINRLKDVVEKDFIQLTYSDAVKLLLKSKRKFEFPVKWGLDLQSEHERYITEIAFGGRPVIIRDYPKEIKAFYMRQNDDGKTVAAMDLLVPRVGELIGGSQREERLDYLESRLDELKLSKDSYWWYLDLRRFGSVPHAGFGLGFERLVQFATGIENIRDAIPFPRSPGSADF; encoded by the exons ATGATGGCCGCAGCGGCGTCCCTCGCCCCTGCCGCCTCGTCCTCCCTCCTCCGCCGCCCCCGATCGGCCGcccgcctcctcctcctgcgCCGCCCGGGAAACCCTATCGCGGCCGCCGCCAATTCAAGAACCATCCGACCCAATTATCCGCCCCCTCCGCCGCAGCCCTTCGGCCGCCCTCCCGCTGTCGATCCTCCCGCCGACGTTCTTGGCTCCAGATGGAGGCGATTCTGTAGCGCGGCGGTCTCAGCCGACGCTGAGGCCTGCGAGAAGGTTGCCACGACGGAGGCTGGGGAGAAGGTCCGTGAGTTCCGGAAGCGCCTGAGGATCGCCGACGTGAAGGGCGGACCCGATGAGGGGATGGACCGGCTGGGGGAGGTGCTGGTGGTCAGGGGCTGGATCCGGACTTGTCGGGTTCAGAGCACGGTGACGTTCATTGAG ATAAATGATGGTTCCTGTTTATCCAACATGCAATGTGTGATGAGTTCTGACGCCGAAGGCTACGATCTG GTGGAATCAGGTTTTATCACAACTGGGACTTCTGTACTAATAGAAGGCACTGTAGTTAGCAGCCAAGGATCCAAGCAAAAGGTGGAGCTAAAGGTGGCAACACTTATCTTG ATAGGGAAAAGTGATCCATCAGCTTATCCAATCCAGAAAAAGAGAGCAACTAGAGAATTTTTGAGAACCATAGCTCATCTCCGTCCCCGAACAAATACATTTGGTGCA GTCACTAGGGTGAGGAATGCATTGGCGTATGCAACACACAAGTTTTTTCAGGAAAATGGATTTGTTTGGATCTCGAGTCCCATTATCACTGCTTCAGATTGTGAAGGAGCTGGGGAACAATTCTGCGTGACAACATTG ATATCAAATGCTGGAGAAAGTGATTGTCCACTCAATAGCATCCCCACTACCATGGAAGGGAATGTTGATTGGTCACAG GATTTCTTTGGGAAACCGGCATTTTTGACAGTTTCTGGCCAACTCAATGCTGAGACATATGCTTCTGCTCTCTCTGAT GTGTACACATTCGGTCCTACTTTCAGAGCTGAAAATTCAAACACTGCAAGACATTTGGCTGAATTTTGG ATGATTGAACCTGAACTTGCCTTTGCGGACCTGAACGATGACATGGCCTGTGCTACTGCATATCTCCAGTATGTA GTGAAGTATATTCTTGAGAATTGTAAAGAAGACATGGATTTTTTTAACACATGGATTGAGAAAGGAATTATTAATAGATTGAAA GATGTGGTCGAGAAAGATTTCATTCAGTTGACATATTCTGATGCTGTTAAACTACTTCTTAAATCTAAAAGGAAATTTGAATTCCCG GTAAAATGGGGTTTGGACCTGCAAAGCGAGCATGAAAGATACATCACCGAAATTGCATTTGGTGGCCGCCCAGTGATAATTAGAGATTATCCCAAG GAAATTAAAGCATTCTATATGCGTCAAAATGATGATGGGAAGACAGTTGCTGCTATGGATCTGCTGGTTCCCAGG GTCGGTGAGCTTATTGGTGGAAGTCAAAGAGAAGAGCGCCTTGATTATCTTGAAAGCCGCTTGGATGAGTTAAAGCTTAGCAAGGATAGCTACTGGTGGTATCTTGATCTTCGACGTTTTGGGTCAG TTCCACATGCTGGATTTGGTCTGGGATTTGAGAGGCTCGTGCAGTTTGCAACTGGGATTGAGAACATAAGGGATGCCATTCCTTTCCCACGCTCTCCTGGCTCTGCAGATTTTTAA
- the LOC103974894 gene encoding pectin acetylesterase 10, with protein sequence MSLLWVAGFLLWVRWAHGTEYWNTSEVAFANNGGGGSSPLLVGLTLIQSAAAKHAVCLDGSLPGYHLHRGYGSGANSWIVNLEGGGWCNDIKSCAFRKTGHHGSSYYMEKQIQFSGILSNKPEENPDFYNWNRVKIRYCDGGSFLGESYNEAAGLYFRGQRIWLAAMEELLSNGMRDASQALLSGCSAGGLSTIFHCDNFRALFSSSTNVKCFADAGLFLDSVDVAGGHTMRSFFGDVVSLQGAGRYLPRTCTARMDATSCFFPQNVVGNIQTPLFLLNTAYDVWQLQQSLAPKTADPQGYWKECKMNHANCNSYQLQFLQGFRDQMLNAVKEFSSSGKNGLYINSCFAHCQSERQDTWYASNSPLIGNKRIATAVGDWFFDRSQVDEVDCAYPCDSTCHHIVFRGRV encoded by the exons ATGAGTCTTCTGTGGGTTGCTGGTTTCCTTCTGTGGGTGAGATGGGCTCATGGGACTGAGTACTGGAATACGAGTGAAGTGGCCTTTGCGAACAATGGAGGTGGAGGCAGCAGTCCTCTGCTTGTGGGTCTGACTCTCATACAGTCGGCTGCAGCTAAGCATGCTG TGTGTTTGGATGGGAGCTTACCCGGCTACCACTTACATCGTGGCTATGGATCCGGAGCAAATAGCTGGATCGTCAATCTAGAG GGAGGAGGCTGGTGCAATGACATCAAATCATGTGCTTTCCGAAAGACAGGTCACCATGGTTCATCTTACTACATGGAGAAACAGATACAATTTTCTGGAATACTCAGCAACAAGCCTGAAGAAAATCCTG ACTTCTATAACTGGAACAGAGTCAAGATTCGCTACTGTGATGGTGGATCATTTTTGGGTGAAAGTTATAACGAG GCTGCAGgcctttattttagaggacagcGTATTTGGCTAGCTGCTATGGAAGAACTACTGTCAAATGGAATGCGCGATGCCAGTCAG GCCCTTCTTTCTGGATGTTCTGCGGGTGGTCTATCGACCATATTCCACTGTGATAATTTCCGAGCATTATTTTCAAGTAGTACCAACGTCAAGTGCTTTGCTGATGCTGGCTTGTTCCTTGATTC TGTCGATGTCGCTGGTGGGCACACCATGAGATCCTTCTTCGGAGATGTAGTAAGTTTGCAG GGTGCCGGGAGGTACTTGCCCAGGACTTGTACAGCACGCATGGATGCAACTTCG TGCTTCTTCCCACAGAATGTGGTCGGCAATATTCAGACTCCACTTTTTCTGTTGAACACAGCATATGATGTATGGCAG TTACAGCAAAGCTTAGCCCCAAAAACAGCTGATCCACAGGGTTATTGGAAAGAATGTAAAATGAACCATGCAAATTGCAATTCATATCAACTCCAGTTTTTGCAAG GGTTCAGAGATCAAATGCTTAATGCAGTTAAAGAGTTCTCCAGTTCTGGTAAAAATGGGTTATATATAAATTCATGTTTCGCACATTGCCAAAGTGAGAGACAGGACACATGGTATGCAAGTAATTCCCCACTTATTGGGAATAAG AGAATCGCTACAGCTGTTGGTGACTGGTTCTTCGATCGGAGCCAAGTAGATGAAGTAGACTGTGCATACCCTTGTGACAGTACCTGTCATCACATTGTTTTCAGGGGAAGGGTCTAA
- the LOC103974905 gene encoding transcription factor MYB61 isoform X2, producing MGGHSCCYKQKLRKGLWSPEEDEKLIKHITKYGHGCWSSVPKQAGLQRCGKSCRLRWINYLRPDLKRGTFSQQEEDLIIELHAVLGNRWSKIAAHLPGRTDNEIKNLWNSCIKKKLRQRGIDPGTHKPLAEVDGGDDNTQSNSGKNSGTSDLQILVTPQLAMQEPTPSVSAIEKSLDESATSKCSATPTRELFLDQFLANHESSSSCRSSNSMGYFPFAQASFAPDYGGGRTTSSALPISSNPLLWFSQTSRHLDVTNGDAISTVAPSLSSTILSTSMVPAPSCAADDALTNWYGGDCNSSRRSSVEDSGRIVLQSTCSSDSCIFPWPDLTPDKDVQVQLGGETEDLKWSEYLHGAFVASATPQAPIQPLYGDIKTGNQFPMNCFSTWHQNQQLQQQLQASDIYGKDFQSVPLGFEHI from the exons ATGGGAGGGCACTCCTGCTGCTACAAGCAGAAGCTGAGGAAGGGCCTCTGGTCTCCTGAGGAAGACGAGAAGCTCATAAAGCACATTACCAAGTACGGCCATGGGTGTTGGAGCTCTGTCCCTAAGCAAGCAG GTCTTCAGAGGTGTGGGAAGAGCTGCAGGTTGAGGTGGATAAACTACCTGAGGCCTGACCTCAAGAGAGGTACATTCTCGCAGCAGGAAGAGGACCTCATCATCGAGCTCCATGCGGTCCTCGGGAACAG GTGGTCAAAGATTGCAGCACATTTGCCGGGCAGGACGGACAACGAGATAAAGAACCTGTGGAATTCTTGCATCAAGAAGAAGCTGAGACAGAGAGGGATCGACCCCGGCACCCACAAGCCTCTCGCCGAGGTCGACGGCGGCGATGACAACACCCAGAGCAACAGCGGGAAGAACTCCGGCACCAGCGACCTCCAAATCCTGGTCACCCCTCAGCTGGCGATGCAGGAGCCGACTCCATCGGTGTCGGCTATAGAGAAGTCGTTGGATGAGAGCGCGACCTCCAAGTGCTCGGCCACGCCCACCAGAGAACTCTTCTTGGACCAGTTTCTTGCGAACCATGAGAGCTCATCGAGCTGCCGCTCTTCCAATTCGATGGGATACTTCCCTTTTGCGCAGGCGAGCTTTGCTCCTGACTACGGCGGCGGCCGGACAACCTCGAGCGCTCTACCGATCAGCTCGAATCCCCTCCTCTGGTTCAGCCAGACGTCACGGCATTTGGACGTGACGAACGGCGACGCAATATCCACCGTCGCGCCGTCCCTTTCCAGCACAATTCTCTCGACTTCCATGGTTCCCGCACCGAGCTGTGCAGCAGACGATGCTCTCACGAACTGGTACGGCGGCGACTGCAATAGCAGTCGTCGGAGCAGCGTAGAAGACAGCGGCCGCATCGTGCTGCAGAGCACTTGCTCCTCCGACAGCTGCATCTTCCCATGGCCGGATCTGACGCCTGACAAAGATGTTCAGGTCCAGCTCGGAGGGGAGACCGAGGACCTCAAATGGTCAGAGTACCTTCATGGCGCATTCGTGGCGTCAGCAACGCCGCAAGCCCCAATCCAACCTCTGTATGGTGACATCAAGACGGGAAACCAATTCCCCATGAACTGTTTCAGCACTTGGCACCAGAAccagcagctgcagcagcagctgcaagcttcAGACATCTACGGCAAGGATTTCCAATCCGTGCCTCTGGGCTTCGAGCATATATAG
- the LOC103974905 gene encoding transcription factor MYB61 isoform X1, with product MGGHSCCYKQKLRKGLWSPEEDEKLIKHITKYGHGCWSSVPKQAGTLPALSALNMVTFHHPQHQRQMAGLQRCGKSCRLRWINYLRPDLKRGTFSQQEEDLIIELHAVLGNRWSKIAAHLPGRTDNEIKNLWNSCIKKKLRQRGIDPGTHKPLAEVDGGDDNTQSNSGKNSGTSDLQILVTPQLAMQEPTPSVSAIEKSLDESATSKCSATPTRELFLDQFLANHESSSSCRSSNSMGYFPFAQASFAPDYGGGRTTSSALPISSNPLLWFSQTSRHLDVTNGDAISTVAPSLSSTILSTSMVPAPSCAADDALTNWYGGDCNSSRRSSVEDSGRIVLQSTCSSDSCIFPWPDLTPDKDVQVQLGGETEDLKWSEYLHGAFVASATPQAPIQPLYGDIKTGNQFPMNCFSTWHQNQQLQQQLQASDIYGKDFQSVPLGFEHI from the exons ATGGGAGGGCACTCCTGCTGCTACAAGCAGAAGCTGAGGAAGGGCCTCTGGTCTCCTGAGGAAGACGAGAAGCTCATAAAGCACATTACCAAGTACGGCCATGGGTGTTGGAGCTCTGTCCCTAAGCAAGCAGGTACTCTACCGGCTTTATCAGCCTTGAACATGGTAACCTTCCATCATCCTCAACACCAACGACAAATGGCAGGTCTTCAGAGGTGTGGGAAGAGCTGCAGGTTGAGGTGGATAAACTACCTGAGGCCTGACCTCAAGAGAGGTACATTCTCGCAGCAGGAAGAGGACCTCATCATCGAGCTCCATGCGGTCCTCGGGAACAG GTGGTCAAAGATTGCAGCACATTTGCCGGGCAGGACGGACAACGAGATAAAGAACCTGTGGAATTCTTGCATCAAGAAGAAGCTGAGACAGAGAGGGATCGACCCCGGCACCCACAAGCCTCTCGCCGAGGTCGACGGCGGCGATGACAACACCCAGAGCAACAGCGGGAAGAACTCCGGCACCAGCGACCTCCAAATCCTGGTCACCCCTCAGCTGGCGATGCAGGAGCCGACTCCATCGGTGTCGGCTATAGAGAAGTCGTTGGATGAGAGCGCGACCTCCAAGTGCTCGGCCACGCCCACCAGAGAACTCTTCTTGGACCAGTTTCTTGCGAACCATGAGAGCTCATCGAGCTGCCGCTCTTCCAATTCGATGGGATACTTCCCTTTTGCGCAGGCGAGCTTTGCTCCTGACTACGGCGGCGGCCGGACAACCTCGAGCGCTCTACCGATCAGCTCGAATCCCCTCCTCTGGTTCAGCCAGACGTCACGGCATTTGGACGTGACGAACGGCGACGCAATATCCACCGTCGCGCCGTCCCTTTCCAGCACAATTCTCTCGACTTCCATGGTTCCCGCACCGAGCTGTGCAGCAGACGATGCTCTCACGAACTGGTACGGCGGCGACTGCAATAGCAGTCGTCGGAGCAGCGTAGAAGACAGCGGCCGCATCGTGCTGCAGAGCACTTGCTCCTCCGACAGCTGCATCTTCCCATGGCCGGATCTGACGCCTGACAAAGATGTTCAGGTCCAGCTCGGAGGGGAGACCGAGGACCTCAAATGGTCAGAGTACCTTCATGGCGCATTCGTGGCGTCAGCAACGCCGCAAGCCCCAATCCAACCTCTGTATGGTGACATCAAGACGGGAAACCAATTCCCCATGAACTGTTTCAGCACTTGGCACCAGAAccagcagctgcagcagcagctgcaagcttcAGACATCTACGGCAAGGATTTCCAATCCGTGCCTCTGGGCTTCGAGCATATATAG
- the LOC135606075 gene encoding F-box/kelch-repeat protein At1g16250-like, with amino-acid sequence MRTGHMRVGKVPPWAVVRKPMAQTSKARMRGTKKYTIDYSRVDREGFLFSSTRQPERCCSCPPPPPPALRRIEATNMDSCGDDDDGTCEAIIPGLPDDLALRCLAKISHGYHGLLECVSKKWKRAIRSMDYAHIKAREGWCGDWLFVLGADSPALWHAYDPDADRWHPLPRMPGFTDDDELCRFSCVSVSNKFLVIGGCHISHSEKRCWETRSVMVFDPFKKQWNATANMQTARTDFACAVISDKVYVAGGSNSSSSEGLATAEVYDPDADKWKDLPSMPFPLIECFSISHGGQFHVVGKRICNFQHDTYVTFNPSDQKWHVMEDLLPVCKLTHDTTTIIESDIYSILPDGTVTMVMPDQKDWHALGVYPAVVLPDHDRPLSPFGFGFIAFGRCIYVVGGMVLKYNTSNHTYAYVKLDATKFCDPRTSPLEWQDAKPMPVQACRILGCASMEE; translated from the exons ATGAGGACGGGGCATATGAGGGTGGGAAAAGTCCCACCATGGGCCGTGGTTCGAAAGCCGATGGCCCAGACAAGTAAAGCCCGCATGCGGGGAACGAAGAAATACACGATAGACTATTCTAGGGTTGATCGAGAGGGCTTTCTCTTCTCTTCCACCCGGCAGCCGGAAAGGTGCTGTTCttgcccccctcctcctcctcccgctcTCCGAAGAATCGAAGCAACAAATATGGACTCCTGCGGCGACGACGATGATGG GACATGCGAAGCGATAATTCCTGGTCTGCCTGATGATTTGGCCTTGAGGTGTTTGGCAAAGATCTCGCATGGATATCATGGATTGCTAGAATGTGTGTCAAAGAAATGGAAACGAGCGATCAGGAGCATGGATTATGCTCATATAAAGGCCAGGGAAGGGTGGTGTGGGGATTGGCTGTTTGTTTTGGGAGCCGACAGCCCAGCTCTGTGGCATGCTTATGATCCTGATGCAGATCGTTGGCACCCTTTGCCAAGAATGCCAGGATTCACTGATGATGATGAACTATGCAGGTTTTCATGTGTAAGTGTGAGCAACAAGTTCCTAGTGATTGGTGGCTGCCACATATCACATTCAGAAAAGAGGTGCTGGGAGACGAGATCGGTGATGGTGTTCGATCCGTTCAAGAAGCAGTGGAACGCCACGGCTAACATGCAAACAGCACGAACTGATTTTGCATGTGCTGTTATCTCTGACAAGGTTTATGTAGCTGGTGGAAGCAACTCTAGTAGTTCTGAAGGGCTTGCTACTGCTGAAGTTTATGATCCTGATGCAGATAA GTGGAAAGATTTACCATCAATGCCTTTCCCCCTGATCGAGTGCTTCAGCATATCCCATGGAGGCCAATTTCATGTTGTCGGCAAGAGAATCTGCAATTTTCAGCATGATACTTATGTTACCTTCAATCCATCAGATCAAAAGTGGCATGTTATGGAAGATTTGCTGCCAGTTTGTAAATTGACACATGACACTACAACCATTATTGAAAGTGACATCTACAGCATACTTCCAGATGGCACTGTTACCATGGTGATGCCCGATCAAAAGGATTGGCACGCTTTGGGTGTATATCCTGCAGTGGTTCTACCAGACCACGATAGACCATTGAGTCCATTCGGGTTTGGTTTTATCGCATTTGGGAGGTGCATATATGTTGTTGGAGGTATGGTTCTCAAGTATAACACAAGCAATCATACGTATGCATATGTGAAGCTAGATGCAACTAAATTCTGTGATCCAAGAACTTCACCACTAGAATGGCAGGATGCTAAACCTATGCCAGTACAAGCTTGTCGTATTTTAGGATGTGCTTCAATGGAGGAATAG